Sequence from the Hamadaea flava genome:
GGATGCTCCATCGCCCTCATCCTGCCACTGGTCACGAAGTACGCGGCGCGTCCAGGACGGACATGCGCTCCCGATACTCCTGCTCGTTGATCTCACCCCGGGCGTAGCGCTGGGCGAGGATGACGCGCGGGTCGCTGTCGCCGCCGTAGCGCCAGTGGCCCGGGTAGCCGTGACCGTTGCGCCAGTGCCGCCGCCAGAACAGACCGCGGATGACGAAGAAGAGCAGAATCCAGAACGGGATCCAGAGCCACGGCCCGAAGAACCACCAGCCGCCCCAGTAACCGGCGTGTGCGAGAACCATTTTTCCCTCCTCATCTCGTCCTTCGAGGGTGGTTCTTCCGCGCCGGGATTACGTCGTACGCGCAGCGACACTTGCGCCTACTCCCCCGGGAGTACGCACGGCACGGCGTCTCGCGCGAGCGGCTTAGGACGCGACGGTCTGGTCGGTGGAGCGGCGCGGGCGTGGGACGGCCTTCTTCCGGCCCACCGCGCGCGGCTGCTGCAACAGCGGGGCCAGCCCGGTGATCAGCATGTCGACGACCTCGCGGGCGTACGAGCCCTCCGGGTCGTGATCGGGATCGAAGACCGTCAGCTCCATGCCGAGGCACTCGGGCGTGCCGACCAGCCCGGCGATCAGCATCTCCAGCTCCGCGAAGGCGATGCCGCCCGGGTCGGGCGCGTCGACCGCCGGCATGACCGCCGGATCGAGCACGTCCACGTCGACGTGCAGCCAGAAGCCGGCGCAGTGGGTGAGCTGCTCACGGGCCCACTGTGCGCTGCGGGCGGCGCCCGCGGAGCGCAGCGCGGTCACCGGGCGGACCGAGAAGCCCCCGGCGGCCAGGTCGAGGCGGTACTCGTCGTGCTCCCGGATACCGAGGACGACCACGTCCGTGTCCCGCACGTAGGGGCGGCGCGCCTCGATCCCGGCCAGCTCGATCTGGCCCCGGCCGGTCACCAGGGCGAGATCCTCGCCGGCGGCCGCGCCGACGTACGGCGCGTTACCGGGGTGCCGGAAGTCGGAGTGCCCGTCGACGAAGACGAGCCCGACTCGGCCGTCCACTTCGTCGCCGAGCCGGTGCATGGCCACCATCGAGCCGAGCAGCACCGAGCAGTCTCCGCCGAGGACGAGCGGAAACTCCCCGGCGTCGACGATCCCGCCGATCCGGTCGGCCAGCCGCTGGGAGTACGCCGAGATCTGCGCCGCCTGGGCCACCCCGTCACCGGGACGCCAGTCGCCTGGGTCGTACCGCGGCGGCGTGATGCAGCCCGCGTCCCGGGCGCCGAGGCGGTCGACGAGCCCGTGGTCGCGCAGCGCGCCAGGCGCCTTTCCGCAGCCCGGGACCGAGGTGGCCGTGGGCGGGCGCAGGCCGAGATTGGTCGGTGCGTCCAGCACCGCGATCCGTCTCATCCTCGCCCTCCCCCCTCGCGTCCGGCGCGTGAACCCCCTGGTTATGCGACCGATGCCTGCAGGCCGAGGATAGCGATCTATGCCAACCTAATAAAGAGCGCTGGCCAGAGCCCGCCGAGCGGTGACAACAGCCGGATCGTCCGGTCCGGCGATGGTGAACAAAGAGACGAGGTGCTGACGTACCTTCTCCCGATCGTCGCCGAACACCCGTCGGACGAGTCCGATGAGCCGGGCGTACGCGTCCTCGGCCTGGCCGCTCAACGCCTCCAGGTCGGCCGCCAGCAGTTGGGCTTCGAGGTCGTCCGGGGCGGCCTGGGCGGCGGCCAGCACCGCCTGCGGGTCGTGGCCCTGAATGCGCTTGGCCGCGCCGACCTGGGCGAGCCCGGCCTCGGCGGCGGCGTCGCGGGGCGTCTCGGACAGGATCTTCTGGTACGCCCGCTCGGCCGCGTCGAGGTCGCCCATCATGAGCATCCCGTCGGCCTCTTCGAGCCGGGGGTCCTCCGGGATCTCGACCTCGGCCCCGCTTGCCCGGAGCACGGCGTCGAGCCACTGCCGCAGCTGCGCCTCGGGAAGCTGACCGGGCAGGCCGTCGATCGGCTGCCCGTCCACGAAGGCGAAGATCGTCGGCAGCGCCTGGATGCGCAGCGCCTGAGCGAGCTGCGGATCGGTACGCACGTCGTTCCGGGCCAGCACGAAGCTGCCGTCGGCGGCGAACTGCTCCAGCGCGGGGTCGCCGGCGTACTGTCCGCCGGCCACGAACTCCAGGATGACCGGGATCGTCCGGGACTTCTCCACGACGTCCCGCTGGAACGTCTGGACGGTCACGTCGATCGGCGCGTTCGCCCCGGCGAATCGCGGAACCCCGGTATCGCCGCCATCGGGTGCGGCTCCGGCGGGCGGCGCCGTGGCGTCGGGCTGCGGGGCGGTGGACCGCAGCGCGCTGAGGTCCACCGCACCCCGGGTGAAGATCGACTGCCCGCGGCTCGGGTCTCGGGGATCCGTCATGCCCTTAGTCTAGGCAGGCTCACGACGACCCGACGACGAGCGTCACGCTGCCGTCCTCCGCGTGGTCGATCGTGAACAGCGTGCCGGGCGGGAACTCCTCCAGTACCTCCG
This genomic interval carries:
- a CDS encoding SHOCT domain-containing protein; the encoded protein is MVLAHAGYWGGWWFFGPWLWIPFWILLFFVIRGLFWRRHWRNGHGYPGHWRYGGDSDPRVILAQRYARGEINEQEYRERMSVLDAPRTS
- a CDS encoding tetratricopeptide repeat protein, encoding MTDPRDPSRGQSIFTRGAVDLSALRSTAPQPDATAPPAGAAPDGGDTGVPRFAGANAPIDVTVQTFQRDVVEKSRTIPVILEFVAGGQYAGDPALEQFAADGSFVLARNDVRTDPQLAQALRIQALPTIFAFVDGQPIDGLPGQLPEAQLRQWLDAVLRASGAEVEIPEDPRLEEADGMLMMGDLDAAERAYQKILSETPRDAAAEAGLAQVGAAKRIQGHDPQAVLAAAQAAPDDLEAQLLAADLEALSGQAEDAYARLIGLVRRVFGDDREKVRQHLVSLFTIAGPDDPAVVTARRALASALY